One segment of Triticum aestivum cultivar Chinese Spring chromosome 2A, IWGSC CS RefSeq v2.1, whole genome shotgun sequence DNA contains the following:
- the LOC123185108 gene encoding uncharacterized protein: MSSTRTFSPAVVAAAQQHVRAPRGGLPRPRRPTRQAAGSPGQRSAGGGGDAAWGQAGRSWWGAGGGLPAAASSRRQPCRAGAGRAPAGNRELVRRALSPPATGARGAALRRWSFRPMPSRLRNGSCLTSTAAPASPRPS, from the coding sequence ATGAGTAGCACCAGAACTTTCtcgccggcggtggtggcggcagcgcAGCAGCATGTCCGCGCGCCGCGCGGTGGGCTGCCGCGGCCGAGGCGACCCACCAGGCAGGCGGCCGGCTCGCCGGGCCAACGGtccgcgggtggcggcggcgacgccgCGTGGGGGCAAGCGGGGCGCAGCTGGTGGGGCGCTGGAGGTGGATTGCCAGCGGCCGCGTCGTCGAGGCGGCAGCCGTGCAGGGCTGGCGCTGGCCGGGCGCCGGCGGGGAACCGGGAGCTGGTGCGGCGGGCGCTTTCGCCGCCGGCCACGGGCGCGCGCGGCGCGGCGCTGAGGAGGTGGAGCTTCCGGCCCATGCCGAGCCGGCTGCGCAACGGGTCGTGCTTGACCTCGACGGCGGCCCCTGCATCCCCACGGCCATCGTGA